In a genomic window of Ranitomeya imitator isolate aRanImi1 chromosome 5, aRanImi1.pri, whole genome shotgun sequence:
- the SESN1 gene encoding sestrin-1 isoform X2, translating into MRLCPRAAVPAPEILCSRCSGVCNNKVKELSVRIPRPAGQGPSRFIPEEEILQVGMEDENMVLADAFADMGRLDNVALVMVFHPQYLESFLKTQHYLLQMDGPLPACYQHYIGIMAAARHQCSYLVNLHVNDFIQSGGDQKWLNGLENAPLKLRNLGELNKLLAHRPWLITKEHIEKLLKTGEHSWSLAELIHAVVLLAHYHSLASFTFGCGISPEIHGDSGHNFHPPSVSNYCICDITNGNHGGNEGRLTAGSLSSDSSCEVEVLMEKMKQLQECRDEEEASQEEMATRFEREKIESMLAFATDEDPPPAREVSKHFEDTSYGYKDFSRRRMHVPTFRVQDFSWEDHGYSLVNRLYPDVGQLLDEKFHIAYNLTYNTMAMHNDVDTSTLRRAIWNYVHCMFGIRYDDYDYGEINQLLDRSFKVYIKNVVCSPEKTTKRMYDSYWRQFKHSEKVHVNLLLMEARMQAELLYALRAITWYMT; encoded by the exons ATGAGGTTGTGCCCACGGGCGGCTGTGCCAGCTC CAGAAATCCTCTGCAGTCGCTGCAGCGGAGTGTGCAACAACAAAGTCAAG GAATTGAGTGTCCGAATCCCACGCCCTGCAGGTCAGGGGCCTAGCAGATTCATCCCAGAAGAAGAG ATTCTACAAGTTGGAATGGAGGATGAAAATATGGTGTTGGCTGATGCTTTTGCAGATATGGGGCGGCTGGATAATGTCGCCCTAGTGATGGTTTTTCACCCACAGTACTTGGAAAGCTTTCTGAAAACACAGCATTACTTGTTGCAGATGGATGGCCCCTTACCTGCCTGTTATCAGCACTACATAGGGATTATG GCTGCAGCCAGGCATCAATGCTCCTACCTTGTTAACCTACACGTCAATGACTTTATTCAAAGTGGAGGGGACCAGAAGTGGTTAAATGGTCTTGAAAACGCTCCTCTCAAGCTCCGTAACCTAGGAGAGCTGAACAAGTTGCTGGCACACAGACCTTGGCTGATAACAAAAGAACACATAGAG AAACTACTAAAAACTGGGGAGCACAGTTGGTCCTTGGCAGAGCTGATCCATGCAGTCGTTCTTCTTGCTCATTATCACTCCCTGGCCTCCTTCACATTTGGCTGTGGGATCAGTCCAGAAATTCATGGCGACAGTGGGCACAATTTCCACCCCCCATCTGTCAGCaactactgcatatgtgacataacGAATGGCAATCATGGAGGAAACGAGGGCCGTCTGACAGCCGGAAGCTTG AGCTCTGATTCTTCTTGTGAAGTTGAAGTTCTCATGGAGAAAATGAAACAGCTCCAAGAATGTAGAGATGAAGAAGAAGCAAGTCAGGAAGAAATGGCTACTCGTTTTGAAAGGGAGAAGATTGAGAGCATGCTCGCTTTTGCTACAG ATGAAGACCCTCCTCCAGCAAGAGAGGTGTCAAAACATTTTGAAGACACAAGTTATGGTTACAAAGACTTCTCTCGTCGCAGGATGCATGTCCCCACATTCCGAGTACAG gATTTCAGCTGGGAAGACCATGGTTACTCCTTAGTTAATCGCCTTTATCCAGATGTTGGGCAGCTACTAGATGAGAAGTTTCATATTGCATATAACCTTACATATAACACCATGGCAATGCACAATGATGTAGATACCTCAACATTGCGACGGGCCATATGGAACTATGTGCATTGTATGTTTGGAATAAG ATATGATGATTATGACTATGGAGAAATCAATCAGTTACTGGACCGCAGCTTTAAAGTTTACATTAAAAATGTGGTGTGCAGTCCAGAGAAGACAACCAAAAGAATGTATGACAGCTACTGGAGGCAGTTCAAACATTCTGAGAAG GTTCACGTTAATTTGCTTCTTATGGAAGCAAGGATGCAAGCCGAACTCCTTTATGCTCTGAGAGCAATTACTTGGTATATGACCTGA
- the SESN1 gene encoding sestrin-1 isoform X1, translated as MRLCPRAAVPAPEILCSRCSGVCNNKVKELSVRIPRPAGQGPSRFIPEEEILQVGMEDENMVLADAFADMGRLDNVALVMVFHPQYLESFLKTQHYLLQMDGPLPACYQHYIGIMAAARHQCSYLVNLHVNDFIQSGGDQKWLNGLENAPLKLRNLGELNKLLAHRPWLITKEHIEKLLKTGEHSWSLAELIHAVVLLAHYHSLASFTFGCGISPEIHGDSGHNFHPPSVSNYCICDITNGNHGGNEGRLTAGSLSSDSSCEVEVLMEKMKQLQECRDEEEASQEEMATRFEREKIESMLAFATEDEDPPPAREVSKHFEDTSYGYKDFSRRRMHVPTFRVQDFSWEDHGYSLVNRLYPDVGQLLDEKFHIAYNLTYNTMAMHNDVDTSTLRRAIWNYVHCMFGIRYDDYDYGEINQLLDRSFKVYIKNVVCSPEKTTKRMYDSYWRQFKHSEKVHVNLLLMEARMQAELLYALRAITWYMT; from the exons ATGAGGTTGTGCCCACGGGCGGCTGTGCCAGCTC CAGAAATCCTCTGCAGTCGCTGCAGCGGAGTGTGCAACAACAAAGTCAAG GAATTGAGTGTCCGAATCCCACGCCCTGCAGGTCAGGGGCCTAGCAGATTCATCCCAGAAGAAGAG ATTCTACAAGTTGGAATGGAGGATGAAAATATGGTGTTGGCTGATGCTTTTGCAGATATGGGGCGGCTGGATAATGTCGCCCTAGTGATGGTTTTTCACCCACAGTACTTGGAAAGCTTTCTGAAAACACAGCATTACTTGTTGCAGATGGATGGCCCCTTACCTGCCTGTTATCAGCACTACATAGGGATTATG GCTGCAGCCAGGCATCAATGCTCCTACCTTGTTAACCTACACGTCAATGACTTTATTCAAAGTGGAGGGGACCAGAAGTGGTTAAATGGTCTTGAAAACGCTCCTCTCAAGCTCCGTAACCTAGGAGAGCTGAACAAGTTGCTGGCACACAGACCTTGGCTGATAACAAAAGAACACATAGAG AAACTACTAAAAACTGGGGAGCACAGTTGGTCCTTGGCAGAGCTGATCCATGCAGTCGTTCTTCTTGCTCATTATCACTCCCTGGCCTCCTTCACATTTGGCTGTGGGATCAGTCCAGAAATTCATGGCGACAGTGGGCACAATTTCCACCCCCCATCTGTCAGCaactactgcatatgtgacataacGAATGGCAATCATGGAGGAAACGAGGGCCGTCTGACAGCCGGAAGCTTG AGCTCTGATTCTTCTTGTGAAGTTGAAGTTCTCATGGAGAAAATGAAACAGCTCCAAGAATGTAGAGATGAAGAAGAAGCAAGTCAGGAAGAAATGGCTACTCGTTTTGAAAGGGAGAAGATTGAGAGCATGCTCGCTTTTGCTACAG AAGATGAAGACCCTCCTCCAGCAAGAGAGGTGTCAAAACATTTTGAAGACACAAGTTATGGTTACAAAGACTTCTCTCGTCGCAGGATGCATGTCCCCACATTCCGAGTACAG gATTTCAGCTGGGAAGACCATGGTTACTCCTTAGTTAATCGCCTTTATCCAGATGTTGGGCAGCTACTAGATGAGAAGTTTCATATTGCATATAACCTTACATATAACACCATGGCAATGCACAATGATGTAGATACCTCAACATTGCGACGGGCCATATGGAACTATGTGCATTGTATGTTTGGAATAAG ATATGATGATTATGACTATGGAGAAATCAATCAGTTACTGGACCGCAGCTTTAAAGTTTACATTAAAAATGTGGTGTGCAGTCCAGAGAAGACAACCAAAAGAATGTATGACAGCTACTGGAGGCAGTTCAAACATTCTGAGAAG GTTCACGTTAATTTGCTTCTTATGGAAGCAAGGATGCAAGCCGAACTCCTTTATGCTCTGAGAGCAATTACTTGGTATATGACCTGA